One window of the Lasioglossum baleicum chromosome 8, iyLasBale1, whole genome shotgun sequence genome contains the following:
- the LOC143211421 gene encoding uncharacterized protein LOC143211421 — protein MKTVEGKMVALGFQGVGKTSMIIRYIKKVLCEQVRPTIGAAFFTCVLNMENTRVVLKVWDTAGQEKFRSMAPMYYRNANAALLVFDITRYDTFTAMKDWVIELRKNVEESIVLVVIGNKTDLKEERQVDVEEGRAYATKIGASYHETSVVKNEGIEDVFLDVGRGLIRLSSTERDLTSLQVYEGTTLVGPDITGMGGLSIAAIHGHGEGSQDVSIISGMHESHETLEQPRTCC, from the exons ATGAAAACTGTAGAAGGAAAAATGGTTGCTTTAGGGTTCCAAG GTGTTGGAAAAACAAGTATGATCATTCGTTACATCAAGAAAGTTCTGTGCGAACAAGTCCGTCCTACGATAGGCGCGGCTTTTTTTACATGTGTCCTGAACATGGAAAATACAAGAGTAGTGTTGAAG GTGTGGGACACGGCGGGACAAGAGAAATTCAGATCGATGGCACCAATGTATTATCGGAACGCGAACGCCGCGCTGTTGGTGTTTGATATAACTCGATACGACACGTTCACAGCGATGAAGGACTGGGTAATCGAACTTCGTAAGAACGTCGAGGAGAGCATCGTGTTGGTCGTGATCGGAAATAAAACAGATCTAAAGGAGGAACGGCAAGTCGACGTCGAGGAGGGTCGAGCATACGCGACGAAAATCGGAGCGAGTTACCACGAGACATCGGTGGTAAAGAACGAAGGAATCGAAGACGTGTTTCTTGATGTTGGTAGAGGACTTATCAGATTATCGTCAACCGAACGTGATCTTACTTCGCTCCAAGTATACGAAGGGACGACTTTGGTTGGGCCTGATATTACCGGCATGGGCGGCCTGTCGATTGCAGCGATCCACGGGCACGGGGAGGGATCTCAAGACGTCAGTATCATCAGTGGGATGCACGAATCACACGAGACACTCGAGCAACCGCGCACGTGTTGTTAA
- the Phb1 gene encoding prohibitin 1 produces MAQFMNRVGQLGIGLAVAGAVVNSALYNVDGGHRAVIFDRFVGIKNLVVGEGTHFFIPWVQKPIIFDIRSRPRNVPVITGSKDLQNVNITLRILFRPVPDSLPKIYTILGVDYDERVLPSITTEVLKAVVAQFDAGELITQRELVSQKVSEELTDRASQFGLILDDISLTHLTFGKEFTQAVELKQVAQQEAEKARFLVEKAEQQKKAAIITAEGDAQAASLIAKSLGDCGDGLVELRRIEAAEDIASNLSKSRQVAYLPPGQNVLLNLPH; encoded by the exons ATGGCACAATTTATGAACAGAGTGGGACAGCTCGGTATAGGGTTGGCTGTTGCCGGAGCAGTTGTTAATTCTGCCCTTTACAACG TGGATGGTGGCCACAGGGCTGTCATATTCGACAGATTCGTCGGTATAAAGAATTTAGTAGTAGGAGAAGGGACACACTTTTTCATCCCCTGGGTACAGAAACCTATCATATTTGATATTCGATCTAGGCCAAGAAATGTACCCGTTATAACTGGAAgcaaagatctacaaaacgtaaacATCACACTTCGTATCCTCTTTAGACCGGTGCCGGACAGCTTGCCCAAGATCTATACTATTCTTGGTGTAGACTATGATGAAAGAGTATTGCCATCTATCACTACTGAGGTATTGAAGGCTGTAGTTGCTCAGTTCGATGCAGGGGAACTGATCACGCAGAGAGAGCTTGTGTCGCAGAAAGTCAGCGAAGAATTGACAGACAGAGCCTCTCAGTTTGGGCTGATCTTGGACGACATCTCCCTT ACACACTTGACGTTCGGCAAAGAGTTCACGCAGGCTGTGGAGCTGAAGCAAGTAGCCCAGCAGGAGGCAGAGAAAGCTCGTTTCCTGGTAGAAAAGGCGGAGCAGCAGAAAAAGGCGGCCATCATCACCGCGGAGGGTGACGCTCAGGCCGCTAGCCTAATCGCGAAGTCTCTCGGCGATTGCGGCGACGGTCTGGTCGAGCTTCGGCGAATCGAAGCCGCCGAGGACATCGCCAGCAACCTCTCGAAGTCTCGCCAAGTCGCCTATCTGCCGCCCGGCCAAAACGTCctgctgaatctaccgcactaA